The following coding sequences lie in one Clupea harengus chromosome 23, Ch_v2.0.2, whole genome shotgun sequence genomic window:
- the bnip3 gene encoding BCL2/adenovirus E1B 19 kDa protein-interacting protein 3, with the protein MTEKQNITDENLQGSWVELHFNNGGSSTPARSGGEEQVPGPAASGDMEKMLLEAQHESGRSSSRGSLPCDSPPRSQTPLHLRRGSDVTSSGGKNSSQSEEDFLERRREVENLMKKNADWIWDWSSRPENTPPKEFYLKHPKRSSALSIRNTSMMKKGGIFSAEFLKVFLPSLLVSHILAVGLGVYIGRRFTTSTSTF; encoded by the exons ATGACAGAGAAACAAAATATCACAGATGAAAATTTACAAG GCTCCTGGGTGGAGCTTCACTTCAATAATGGCGGCAGTTCAACCCCAGCCCGGAGTGGAGGGGAAGAGCAGGTTCCTGGCCCTGCTGCCAGCGGGGACATGGAGAAAATGCTGTTGGAGGCCCAGCACGAGTCAGGCAGAAGCAGCTCCAGGGGCAGCCTACCCTGTGACAG TCCTCCAAGGTCACAGACACCTTTGCACTTGCGTAGGGGGTCCGATGTGACCAGTTCTGGAGGCAAAAACAGCTCACAG tctGAGGAGGACTTCCTTGAAAGACGGCGAGAGGTGGAGAACCTGATGAAGAAAAATGCGGACTGGATCTGGGACTGGTCAAGTCGACCAGAAAACACTCCACCCAA GGAATTCTATCTGAAGCACCCAAAGCGGTCTTCTGCCCTCAGCATAAGGAACACCAGCATGATGAAGAAAGGGGGCATATTCTCTGCAGAATTCCTTAAGGTGTTTCTGCCCTCCCTGCTGGTCTCACACATTCTTGCTGTGGGCTTGGG GGTGTATATTGGAAGACGGTTCACTACCTCTACAAGCACCTTCTAA